A genomic region of Desulfosarcina ovata subsp. ovata contains the following coding sequences:
- a CDS encoding transposase, translating into MPRKSRIDAPGALQHIILRGINRRKIFFDDFDRDDFLDRLGGILADSKTPCYAWALMTNHTHLLLRTGTVPIATVMRRLLTGYAVSFNRRHRRSGHLFQNRYKSILCEEDPYLLELVRYIHLNPLRAGIVDEIKALNIYPYCGHSVIMGNVIHGFHNIDYVLNLFGETIEQARRHYLEFVKKGISQGRRPDLTGGGLVRSAGGWAALRTMRKGESRIKGDERILGQGDFVDSVLQAAQENLDRKYMLLARGYDFQWLVERVTGLFGLTSKELLTGGKQRKTVTARSVLCYWATRELGMSAVAISKRLNIAASTASESAARGLRIVEEQGFKLSDEVI; encoded by the coding sequence ATGCCACGGAAATCCCGCATAGACGCCCCCGGAGCGCTGCAGCACATCATTTTAAGGGGGATCAATCGCAGAAAGATCTTCTTCGACGATTTTGACCGGGATGATTTTTTGGATCGGCTTGGAGGTATCCTGGCCGATAGCAAAACACCATGTTATGCGTGGGCATTGATGACAAATCACACCCACCTGTTATTGAGGACTGGAACCGTTCCTATCGCCACGGTGATGCGCAGACTGTTGACCGGTTACGCGGTGAGTTTTAACCGGCGACATCGGCGATCTGGACACTTGTTTCAGAATCGCTACAAGTCGATTTTGTGCGAGGAAGATCCCTACCTATTGGAACTGGTGCGCTATATTCACCTCAATCCTTTGCGGGCCGGCATTGTCGATGAAATAAAAGCATTGAATATCTACCCTTACTGTGGTCATAGCGTGATAATGGGCAACGTCATCCATGGATTTCATAATATCGATTACGTATTGAATCTTTTTGGCGAAACGATTGAGCAGGCCAGAAGACACTATCTGGAATTCGTAAAGAAGGGGATCTCGCAAGGCCGCCGACCCGATTTAACAGGAGGCGGATTGGTGCGAAGCGCCGGAGGATGGGCCGCATTAAGAACCATGCGTAAAGGCGAAAGCCGGATAAAGGGAGATGAGCGCATCCTAGGCCAGGGAGATTTCGTCGATAGCGTATTGCAAGCCGCCCAGGAGAATTTGGACCGTAAATATATGCTCCTGGCTCGAGGATACGATTTTCAATGGTTGGTAGAGCGGGTGACCGGCTTGTTCGGCCTCACGTCAAAGGAGCTGTTGACTGGTGGAAAACAACGCAAAACGGTAACGGCGCGCAGCGTGTTGTGCTATTGGGCGACGCGGGAACTTGGGATGAGCGCGGTGGCGATATCAAAACGACTGAACATCGCTGCCTCAACGGCTAGCGAGTCCGCGGCAAGGGGCCTGCGGATTGTCGAAGAGCAAGGGTTTAAACTTTCAGATGAGGTTATCTGA
- a CDS encoding LutC/YkgG family protein has protein sequence MKPDPAVVETFIQKAEAVSAKVVRVASPEAAFAYAVDVCATKEACQLLVSGCEAPLSATAEALCETKQEKIMAAPNLPETEFKALEELCREKSIGLIKDDLRSHLAGIDIGFTRADYAIAETGTLVINSKSEALRLATMVSEIHIALLPVSRLRATAFDLTEELKQWMSDPADYTAMITGASRTADIERVLALGVHGPLELHILLWEEC, from the coding sequence ATGAAACCAGACCCGGCGGTGGTCGAAACCTTTATCCAGAAGGCGGAAGCGGTATCCGCCAAGGTCGTGCGCGTGGCCTCACCGGAGGCCGCATTCGCCTATGCAGTGGATGTGTGCGCGACCAAGGAGGCCTGCCAGCTGCTGGTTTCCGGCTGCGAGGCACCGTTGTCGGCAACGGCCGAGGCGCTTTGCGAGACCAAGCAGGAGAAGATCATGGCCGCGCCCAATCTTCCCGAGACGGAATTCAAGGCCCTGGAAGAATTGTGCCGGGAGAAGTCGATCGGTCTAATCAAAGATGATCTGCGCAGCCATCTGGCCGGCATCGACATCGGCTTTACCCGGGCCGATTACGCCATTGCCGAGACCGGCACCCTGGTGATCAACTCCAAAAGTGAGGCCCTGCGCCTGGCCACCATGGTCAGCGAGATCCACATCGCATTGCTTCCCGTATCCCGCCTGCGGGCAACCGCATTCGACCTGACGGAAGAACTTAAGCAGTGGATGAGCGATCCGGCCGACTACACGGCGATGATCACCGGTGCCAGCCGCACGGCAGACATCGAACGCGTACTGGCCCTGGGGGTTCACGGCCCCCTCGAACTTCACATCCTGCTCTGGGAGGAGTGCTGA
- a CDS encoding toxin HicA, which translates to MTKIGDLLIQMQRNPKDVRFSELCRICDHFFGEPRQKKSSHRIYKTPWQGDPRVNIQNDKGKAKAYQVRQVLLAIEKLEVGDGPKR; encoded by the coding sequence ATGACTAAAATCGGCGACCTGCTTATTCAAATGCAAAGAAATCCGAAGGATGTGCGATTCTCTGAATTGTGTAGGATATGCGACCATTTTTTCGGTGAACCACGTCAGAAGAAAAGCAGCCATCGAATTTATAAAACACCTTGGCAAGGTGATCCAAGGGTAAATATCCAAAACGATAAAGGAAAAGCCAAGGCATACCAAGTAAGGCAGGTGCTTTTGGCTATTGAAAAGCTGGAGGTCGGAGATGGGCCAAAAAGATGA
- a CDS encoding type II toxin-antitoxin system HicB family antitoxin, with translation MGQKDDKYTYRVTWSDDDNEYVGLCAEFPSLSWLAETPEKALKGIRKLVADVVLDMGENGESIPEPFASKRYSGKFMVRVPPDVHRKLAIQAAEAGVSLNRIASSKLSQ, from the coding sequence ATGGGCCAAAAAGATGACAAATATACATACCGGGTAACTTGGTCTGATGATGATAATGAATATGTAGGCCTGTGTGCTGAATTTCCGAGCCTCAGTTGGTTGGCTGAGACACCGGAAAAAGCTTTGAAGGGAATCCGCAAACTGGTGGCTGATGTCGTATTGGACATGGGCGAAAATGGTGAATCAATACCTGAACCCTTTGCCAGCAAGCGCTACAGTGGGAAATTTATGGTCAGGGTCCCACCTGATGTTCATCGAAAATTGGCCATTCAAGCTGCGGAAGCTGGCGTGAGTCTTAACCGTATTGCCAGTTCCAAACTGAGCCAATAG
- a CDS encoding DUF6236 family protein, with the protein MSHTQALYYPWIDVQNSGWLKTSALFWEKIQTIVPASIESPYEERAAKEFEDAGILIPLRVDSDMQEIESLSDDVIRYLSSDEAANLMLSTENRRSAYLHPQKLPDSIRRIAHLHPEKMDHEIRYMMEEIGFSRRRGNWMEVDSEFASFYMTLLATRLSERFGLGLLTDSPSSHRLSAKAKADSELSSVYRNVYDYEFRARRRRRDAPRQLAEGMMVDLIIEQIGIDPKTPTDKILNFKNGHKNEVGKFRKKIEELTSDVPENLSTDALRQYVHDKYTNEVAPAICDLKDALTDNRIGWMTKSLMKVSFISAGASSALVGAGLAVPNALLVGAGISLIGMGILYNQDKRKALRENPYSYVVSVEKALT; encoded by the coding sequence ATGTCACATACACAAGCACTTTATTATCCTTGGATAGACGTTCAGAATAGTGGTTGGCTTAAGACATCGGCATTATTTTGGGAAAAAATTCAGACAATCGTTCCAGCCTCTATAGAGTCTCCATATGAAGAAAGAGCGGCAAAGGAATTTGAAGATGCCGGCATTCTTATTCCGCTAAGAGTTGATTCAGATATGCAAGAAATAGAATCATTGTCAGATGATGTGATCCGCTACTTGTCGAGTGATGAAGCAGCAAATTTAATGTTATCTACTGAAAATCGTCGTTCCGCCTATTTGCATCCACAAAAGCTACCGGATAGCATTAGGAGGATAGCACATCTTCATCCAGAAAAAATGGACCACGAGATTAGATATATGATGGAAGAGATTGGCTTTAGCCGAAGGCGTGGAAATTGGATGGAGGTTGATAGTGAATTTGCATCATTTTACATGACCTTACTGGCTACTCGGCTTTCTGAGCGTTTCGGATTGGGGTTATTGACTGATTCTCCATCATCTCATCGCCTTAGTGCTAAAGCTAAAGCGGATTCAGAACTATCCAGTGTATATCGCAATGTTTACGATTATGAATTCCGAGCAAGAAGGCGGAGAAGAGATGCCCCAAGGCAGTTGGCTGAAGGTATGATGGTTGATCTGATTATTGAACAAATTGGAATTGATCCTAAAACCCCAACCGATAAAATCTTGAATTTTAAAAATGGCCACAAAAACGAAGTTGGAAAATTCAGGAAAAAGATTGAAGAACTCACCAGCGATGTTCCTGAGAATCTTTCTACTGACGCTTTGCGTCAATATGTTCATGATAAGTATACAAACGAGGTGGCACCAGCAATATGCGACTTAAAGGATGCACTTACTGATAATCGTATCGGATGGATGACAAAAAGTTTGATGAAAGTTTCATTCATTTCCGCTGGTGCATCTTCTGCGCTCGTCGGAGCGGGATTAGCAGTTCCAAATGCTTTGCTTGTAGGTGCAGGGATTTCGCTAATAGGTATGGGGATTTTGTATAACCAAGACAAAAGGAAGGCATTAAGAGAAAATCCCTATTCATATGTGGTATCAGTTGAGAAAGCCCTTACATAA
- a CDS encoding tyrosine-type recombinase/integrase: MSELRKKMIRAMELKDFSPRTQQSYLSAVEGLSKFHRKSPDRLTQTEIEDYVLHLKDEGKSASTRNVIISGVKFFYQHTLVNSEIALNMPSRRKPKILPEVLSREQVRMIIDTPADLKHRLILMTAYSGGLRVSEVAALKVKSIDSARMVIRVYQGKGMKDRDTLLSKKLLEELRTYWKVYRPTDWLFYGKRRDTPMSITSIQRMYSRTKRDAGITKGKGIHCLRHCFATHLLEAGYDVRKIQLLMGHRSLSTTMVYLHVSRNGLAKVQSPLDFIEEPEQQAPPWEDDDESNQ; encoded by the coding sequence ATGTCAGAACTGCGTAAAAAGATGATCCGGGCAATGGAACTTAAGGATTTTTCACCGAGGACTCAGCAATCCTATTTGTCTGCAGTTGAAGGCCTATCAAAATTTCATCGGAAGTCACCGGATCGTCTAACGCAAACAGAAATCGAAGACTACGTGCTTCACCTTAAAGATGAAGGGAAGAGCGCAAGCACACGCAATGTTATCATTTCCGGGGTGAAGTTTTTCTACCAGCATACACTGGTAAACAGCGAAATCGCATTGAATATGCCAAGCCGTCGTAAACCAAAAATCCTACCTGAAGTTCTAAGCAGAGAGCAGGTTCGCATGATCATCGACACTCCGGCGGATCTCAAGCATCGGCTGATATTGATGACGGCTTATTCTGGAGGGCTTCGGGTCAGTGAAGTGGCAGCACTGAAAGTCAAAAGCATCGACAGTGCGCGGATGGTGATCCGGGTCTATCAAGGCAAAGGCATGAAAGACCGCGATACGCTGCTTTCAAAAAAGCTGCTGGAGGAACTACGGACCTATTGGAAGGTCTATCGCCCGACAGATTGGCTGTTTTACGGTAAACGCCGCGACACCCCCATGAGCATCACATCGATTCAGAGAATGTACAGCCGGACCAAACGCGATGCCGGCATCACCAAGGGCAAGGGCATTCATTGCCTTCGCCATTGCTTTGCCACGCATCTGCTGGAAGCCGGCTATGATGTGCGCAAGATACAGCTTCTCATGGGGCATCGCTCGTTGTCCACCACCATGGTCTATCTCCACGTTTCCAGAAACGGGCTGGCAAAGGTCCAGAGCCCTCTGGATTTTATCGAAGAGCCGGAACAACAGGCGCCGCCGTGGGAGGATGACGATGAATCCAATCAATAA
- a CDS encoding transposase zinc-binding domain-containing protein: MNPINNYPQPANRQVEVADILRCHIGDYLKKYNMPPEHYRVVYDILNCRTAYLGGHVEMCDQCAAERILYNSCRNRHCPKCQTITKQRWLSARQAELLPVNYFLEFSKNSSLTNCDYGIFIAMQPLGD; encoded by the coding sequence ATGAATCCAATCAATAATTATCCTCAACCGGCAAACCGACAGGTGGAGGTGGCGGATATTTTGCGCTGCCACATCGGTGACTATCTCAAAAAATACAATATGCCGCCGGAGCATTACAGGGTCGTATACGACATTTTAAATTGCCGGACCGCTTATCTTGGCGGGCACGTTGAAATGTGCGATCAATGCGCAGCCGAACGCATCCTTTACAACTCGTGCCGCAACCGGCATTGCCCGAAATGCCAGACCATCACCAAGCAACGTTGGTTGTCTGCCCGGCAGGCTGAACTTTTGCCGGTTAACTATTTTCTCGAGTTTTCGAAAAATAGTTCTTTGACAAATTGTGATTATGGCATTTTCATTGCTATGCAGCCTCTTGGGGATTGA
- a CDS encoding transposase codes for MWLEEKAVSTLSYFLSDAKFYIPELQLLYAKRIQQMYTLQPGYFLIDDTMKHHTKFCKWIHGVFVLFDHAFGTNMKATCLVFVYYSDGNLIKFPINFRMFHKETGTMPWQRGKAHPYKTKYALAVEILEWALEVGFPPSMVLADSWFCTGPFIKELKRLELSYIIELKPNYTVRVPCQPPKLTPKGRLSKNQYYTRSLPEVYKSISYVEKYGFTADPATGKAQKVLYHTKTKTLRLNSITGKHCVVESVDPTTQTTKYLLTDQLTWEAGKILITYSHRWVIEEFFRNAKQLTDMEGATIRSEQGVSITICLVSWIDSLLHFENYKQSTAGKLSKGSLTIPSIIRQSQYENFKAVFERLKADEDFYRKWLEVEEKNIFRFRKPRKEVELLERNQNLNPQEAA; via the coding sequence ATGTGGTTGGAAGAAAAGGCGGTTAGCACGCTTTCTTATTTTTTATCCGATGCAAAATTTTACATCCCCGAGTTGCAATTGCTTTATGCCAAACGCATCCAGCAAATGTACACCCTTCAACCAGGTTATTTTCTGATCGACGACACAATGAAACACCATACCAAATTCTGCAAATGGATTCACGGTGTGTTTGTTTTATTCGATCATGCCTTTGGAACGAACATGAAGGCAACCTGCCTTGTTTTTGTGTATTACAGTGATGGAAACCTTATCAAATTTCCAATCAATTTCAGAATGTTTCACAAAGAAACGGGGACGATGCCTTGGCAAAGAGGGAAAGCCCATCCATACAAAACCAAGTATGCGCTTGCCGTCGAGATACTGGAGTGGGCATTGGAAGTCGGTTTCCCCCCTTCCATGGTGTTAGCGGATTCCTGGTTTTGCACAGGGCCGTTTATCAAAGAACTTAAACGCCTTGAGCTCAGTTATATTATCGAACTCAAACCCAATTACACGGTCAGGGTCCCATGCCAGCCCCCTAAGCTCACCCCCAAAGGGCGATTGTCAAAAAATCAATATTACACGCGGTCCCTGCCCGAGGTTTATAAATCCATTTCTTACGTTGAAAAATACGGCTTTACAGCAGACCCGGCAACTGGTAAAGCTCAAAAAGTTCTTTATCACACGAAGACTAAGACGCTTCGTTTAAATTCTATAACTGGCAAGCATTGTGTTGTTGAAAGTGTTGATCCCACCACTCAAACCACGAAATATTTACTTACCGATCAACTCACTTGGGAAGCCGGTAAAATTCTCATCACTTACAGCCATAGATGGGTAATTGAAGAGTTTTTCAGGAATGCGAAGCAGCTAACCGATATGGAGGGAGCCACTATCAGGAGTGAGCAAGGCGTATCAATAACGATATGCCTGGTGTCCTGGATTGACTCCCTCCTCCATTTTGAAAACTACAAGCAAAGCACTGCTGGAAAACTGTCAAAGGGATCATTAACGATCCCCTCAATTATACGTCAATCCCAATACGAAAATTTCAAGGCAGTATTTGAGAGACTGAAGGCGGACGAAGATTTTTATCGCAAGTGGTTAGAAGTGGAAGAGAAAAATATCTTCAGGTTCCGCAAACCGAGAAAAGAAGTGGAGTTGCTCGAACGGAACCAGAATCTCAATCCCCAAGAGGCTGCATAG
- a CDS encoding IS4 family transposase has product MSEHIDKNVFQTILSPVLPLIEVTQNSLHNDLDTYKLSLSSFTTNLLFGIITRIKSVGQIVTEIKTSPTAKALGLVVASKSMYNEAFNRYPPEIFKDIFHQLVKELDLHKIPEISHLGKMLIVDGSLFPAISNMAWACYKKTANAIKMHLSFELNRMIPTEFISTEGNFSEKEFVKQILREGITYVCDRGYIAFNLFKQISDSNAFFIIRGKSNMTYTVKECLTATVPDTFLKFFSDITDSNIIFNSDENKASYRIVSFTAMGENYILITNRNDLTTYEIIMLYAYRWQVELFFRFIKRTFKGIHLMSQSPHGVQIQFYLYMIAYLLLLSFKQDTEIISRENEKDEHESEENNKNETLLTSSSCSNSNAKRPYVCGLVTLLGEKLKQFYKIGLHWLLAVKNNLLEIFDVNIAKVIAQYSYQ; this is encoded by the coding sequence ATGAGCGAACACATCGACAAAAATGTTTTTCAAACAATTCTATCACCGGTGCTACCATTGATTGAGGTTACTCAAAATAGTCTCCATAATGATTTGGACACTTACAAGCTTTCATTATCATCGTTCACCACAAATTTGCTTTTTGGAATAATAACCAGAATTAAAAGCGTTGGACAAATCGTCACTGAGATCAAAACATCACCAACTGCTAAGGCATTAGGATTGGTCGTCGCATCGAAGTCTATGTATAATGAAGCGTTTAATCGTTATCCCCCAGAAATATTTAAAGATATATTCCATCAGTTGGTAAAAGAATTGGATTTGCATAAAATTCCGGAAATCAGTCATCTTGGAAAAATGCTAATTGTAGATGGTTCGCTTTTTCCGGCCATTTCCAATATGGCATGGGCTTGTTACAAGAAAACCGCTAATGCGATCAAAATGCATTTATCTTTTGAACTCAACCGAATGATTCCAACCGAATTTATCAGTACGGAAGGTAACTTTTCCGAAAAAGAATTTGTTAAGCAAATTCTTCGCGAAGGCATTACATATGTCTGTGATCGAGGCTATATCGCTTTCAATCTGTTCAAGCAGATATCCGACAGCAATGCATTTTTTATTATTCGCGGAAAGTCGAATATGACGTACACTGTAAAAGAGTGTCTCACTGCCACCGTACCGGATACATTCTTGAAATTTTTCAGTGACATCACAGATTCAAATATAATATTCAATAGCGATGAAAACAAAGCAAGTTATCGTATTGTTAGCTTTACGGCTATGGGCGAAAACTACATTTTGATCACAAACAGAAATGATTTGACAACTTACGAAATTATAATGCTTTACGCTTACAGGTGGCAAGTGGAACTTTTTTTTCGCTTCATAAAAAGAACCTTCAAGGGAATTCACTTAATGAGCCAATCTCCTCATGGCGTACAGATACAATTCTACTTGTATATGATTGCTTATCTATTGTTATTATCATTCAAACAAGATACGGAAATAATAAGCAGAGAAAATGAAAAAGATGAGCATGAATCTGAAGAAAATAATAAGAACGAAACCTTGCTAACTTCATCTTCATGCTCCAATTCAAATGCAAAAAGACCATATGTTTGCGGGTTAGTAACTCTTCTTGGAGAAAAATTAAAACAGTTTTATAAAATTGGTCTTCACTGGTTATTAGCAGTAAAAAATAATTTGTTAGAAATATTTGATGTGAATATCGCCAAAGTTATTGCTCAATACTCTTATCAATGA
- a CDS encoding zinc ribbon domain-containing protein — translation MAAIKCENCGKMISDKGKTCPYCNIPLALPKKKSVFPKWVVVVISLVLLAASISFVAYSRYQYKQKRINENFDFSMRMISGDLFRMAQKSDLIVVEINNAWREAIFSETNKRDFNEAIVDVKESRSEDIKELIKLSASIEKSLKETVIPEGKQLQFDKIKEFYLLEFSKNSAGHYSQYVR, via the coding sequence ATGGCTGCAATCAAATGTGAAAATTGTGGTAAAATGATCAGCGATAAAGGAAAAACATGCCCGTATTGTAATATCCCTTTAGCTCTGCCTAAGAAAAAATCCGTTTTTCCAAAATGGGTTGTAGTCGTAATTTCATTGGTTTTGCTTGCGGCATCCATATCTTTTGTGGCCTACAGTCGCTATCAATATAAACAGAAACGAATCAATGAAAATTTTGATTTTTCGATGCGAATGATCAGCGGTGATCTGTTTCGAATGGCTCAAAAATCGGACCTAATTGTGGTTGAAATCAATAATGCTTGGCGAGAAGCGATTTTCTCGGAAACAAACAAACGGGACTTTAATGAAGCCATCGTTGATGTAAAAGAAAGCCGATCAGAGGATATAAAGGAATTGATTAAACTTTCAGCCAGCATAGAGAAAAGTCTAAAAGAAACTGTTATTCCAGAGGGAAAACAACTGCAATTTGACAAAATTAAGGAATTCTATCTACTCGAGTTTTCGAAAAATAGTGCGGGACATTATTCTCAATATGTGCGATAA